A portion of the Sphingorhabdus pulchriflava genome contains these proteins:
- a CDS encoding NRAMP family divalent metal transporter produces the protein MSEKGKFRQFLSRLGPGLVTGAADDDPSGIGTHSQVGAQFGYGLSWTFLFSFPLMVAIQEVAAEIGRVTGGGIARNLRRHYPRWLLVTMVSLLLVANIINLGADLAAMGAAVGLLIGGPLGLYTLLFGVVCVATEIWMSYERYSSVLKWTTLSLFAYVAVVMVAQVPWGEALTSLVVPRFEWTGAYATAVVAILGTTISPYLFFWQAGQEIEEQKRHHVKPLFMTPKEAGPELTRIRIDTLTGMAFSSIVSLAIVFATAATLHANGVRDIETSAQAAEALRPIAGDFAFALFALGIIGTGMLAVPVLAGSAAYAVTEMFGFAGSLDAKPRKAKLFYGTIAITTMLGVSLQYVGIDPAKALYWAAVVNGVLAAPLMAVMMLIARNRRAMHSLTLSTRATITGWIATAVMAIATIVFFVTL, from the coding sequence ATGAGCGAAAAGGGCAAATTCCGCCAATTCCTCTCGCGCCTTGGCCCGGGGCTGGTGACAGGGGCGGCGGATGATGATCCTTCGGGCATCGGCACGCACAGCCAGGTCGGTGCGCAATTCGGCTATGGCCTCAGTTGGACTTTCCTGTTCAGCTTTCCGCTTATGGTCGCGATTCAGGAGGTTGCGGCGGAAATCGGGCGGGTCACTGGGGGCGGTATCGCGCGCAATTTGCGCCGCCATTATCCCCGCTGGTTGTTGGTGACGATGGTGTCGCTGCTGCTGGTTGCCAATATCATCAACCTCGGGGCCGATCTTGCAGCAATGGGCGCGGCGGTTGGGCTTTTGATCGGCGGGCCATTGGGGCTCTACACGCTCTTGTTCGGTGTGGTGTGTGTCGCCACTGAAATCTGGATGTCTTACGAGCGTTATTCTTCGGTGCTCAAATGGACGACGCTTTCGCTCTTTGCCTATGTCGCGGTGGTGATGGTTGCCCAAGTGCCCTGGGGCGAGGCCCTGACCTCGTTGGTAGTGCCGCGTTTTGAATGGACAGGTGCCTATGCGACCGCCGTCGTCGCCATATTGGGAACCACCATCAGCCCCTATTTGTTTTTCTGGCAAGCCGGGCAGGAAATCGAGGAACAGAAACGCCACCATGTAAAGCCGCTGTTTATGACACCCAAAGAAGCCGGACCCGAACTGACACGCATCCGCATTGATACGCTGACCGGTATGGCCTTCAGCTCGATTGTATCGCTGGCGATCGTATTCGCCACGGCCGCGACACTACACGCCAATGGCGTTCGTGATATCGAAACCTCGGCACAGGCGGCAGAGGCGCTGCGGCCGATAGCTGGCGATTTCGCTTTTGCACTGTTTGCCTTGGGGATTATCGGCACTGGTATGCTTGCGGTTCCGGTTCTTGCCGGGTCGGCGGCCTATGCCGTCACCGAAATGTTCGGCTTTGCCGGAAGCCTCGATGCCAAGCCGCGCAAGGCCAAGCTGTTTTACGGCACCATTGCGATTACCACGATGCTGGGCGTCAGCCTGCAATATGTCGGCATTGATCCAGCGAAGGCGCTCTATTGGGCGGCAGTGGTCAATGGGGTGCTGGCAGCCCCGCTGATGGCGGTGATGATGCTGATCGCGCGCAATCGGCGGGCGATGCATAGCCTTACCTTGAGCACCCGCGCGACAATCACCGGCTGGATTGCAACCGCCGTGATGGCGATCGCCACCATCGTCTTTTTCGTCACCCTATGA
- a CDS encoding FKBP-type peptidyl-prolyl cis-trans isomerase: MSVTTVPIQPIKKGSIPKFWAGIAVVALAGAGLAWWGTGDIRSKYATDVQYLADNADEEGVTVTKSGLQIKTIQSGEGKPPTDNDVAMISITGTLRDGKVFQEPASGPFPVSGGIPGFTEALKLMQKGGKYKIWIPSDIGYGPNDVPDQKTGGVAIPGGSLLIFDVELQDFLPRDQFEAAMKQQQEQMQKAAEAAGQGAPPPQN, translated from the coding sequence ATGTCCGTCACCACCGTTCCGATCCAGCCGATCAAAAAGGGCTCCATTCCCAAATTCTGGGCAGGAATTGCCGTTGTCGCGCTTGCAGGCGCTGGACTGGCCTGGTGGGGCACGGGCGACATCCGCAGCAAATATGCAACCGATGTCCAATATCTGGCCGACAACGCCGATGAAGAAGGTGTAACGGTCACCAAATCCGGCCTGCAGATCAAAACGATCCAAAGCGGCGAAGGCAAGCCGCCGACCGACAATGATGTCGCGATGATCTCGATCACCGGCACGCTCCGCGACGGCAAGGTTTTTCAGGAGCCCGCATCGGGCCCCTTCCCCGTTTCGGGTGGCATCCCCGGCTTCACCGAAGCACTGAAGCTGATGCAAAAGGGCGGCAAGTATAAAATCTGGATCCCGAGCGACATCGGCTATGGCCCCAATGACGTGCCCGACCAGAAAACCGGCGGTGTTGCCATCCCCGGTGGCAGCTTGCTGATTTTCGACGTCGAACTGCAGGATTTCCTGCCACGCGACCAGTTTGAGGCAGCGATGAAGCAGCAGCAAGAACAGATGCAAAAGGCCGCTGAAGCTGCAGGCCAGGGCGCACCGCCACCGCAAAATTAA
- a CDS encoding SDR family NAD(P)-dependent oxidoreductase, with the protein MQFAGKTAVITGGATGIGFALAKQMGSAGARIILFEPREEVLGEATEALKSQGIDAKYFAGDVADVEAIEALADFAWAENGRGDIIVNNAGLGGPRGGILNTDLAEARALYDVNFWGVWHGIQTFGKRYRADGLPAAIYATASENALFNALPTGGGAYVSGKHALFGLMDVLRREIANKPELSNITPGVIIPGWVATALSRNMGMEADRFAEIIFKQMQAGEYYLVAHSYNIVRLRERIDELEAAFARYAPRYEGDEEYDVQLYYARLAAEQAAS; encoded by the coding sequence ATGCAGTTTGCAGGCAAGACAGCCGTCATCACCGGAGGGGCCACTGGCATAGGCTTTGCCCTCGCCAAACAAATGGGTAGCGCAGGCGCGCGGATCATCCTGTTTGAACCGCGCGAGGAGGTGTTGGGCGAAGCGACCGAGGCGCTAAAATCACAGGGCATCGACGCCAAATATTTTGCAGGCGACGTGGCGGACGTGGAAGCGATCGAGGCGCTCGCCGATTTCGCCTGGGCCGAAAATGGGCGCGGCGACATCATCGTCAACAATGCCGGGCTGGGCGGGCCGCGCGGCGGCATATTGAATACCGACCTGGCTGAGGCACGCGCGCTTTACGACGTGAATTTCTGGGGGGTGTGGCACGGCATCCAGACCTTCGGCAAACGCTATCGCGCCGATGGCCTGCCCGCCGCGATTTATGCCACCGCATCGGAAAACGCGCTGTTCAACGCGCTACCGACGGGCGGCGGGGCCTATGTATCGGGCAAACATGCCCTGTTTGGGCTGATGGACGTGCTGCGCCGCGAAATCGCCAACAAGCCCGAGCTTTCGAACATTACCCCCGGCGTCATCATTCCCGGCTGGGTGGCAACCGCACTGTCGCGCAATATGGGCATGGAGGCGGACCGCTTTGCCGAGATCATTTTCAAACAGATGCAGGCCGGTGAATATTATCTGGTCGCGCACAGCTATAATATCGTGCGCCTGCGCGAACGTATCGACGAACTCGAAGCCGCCTTCGCCCGCTACGCCCCGCGCTATGAAGGCGACGAGGAATATGACGTGCAGCTCTATTATGCGCGGCTGGCGGCGGAACAGGCGGCGAGCTGA
- the rpsU gene encoding 30S ribosomal protein S21, with protein sequence MQIIVRENNVDQALRALKKKLQREGVYREMKMRRHYEKPSEKRAREKAAAIRRARKMERKAAERDGSK encoded by the coding sequence ATGCAGATTATCGTTCGCGAAAATAATGTGGACCAGGCGCTGCGTGCCCTGAAGAAGAAATTGCAGCGCGAAGGCGTCTACCGCGAAATGAAGATGCGTCGCCATTATGAAAAGCCGTCGGAAAAGCGCGCCCGTGAAAAGGCTGCTGCCATCCGTCGTGCCCGCAAGATGGAACGCAAGGCTGCGGAACGCGACGGCAGCAAATAA
- a CDS encoding DMT family transporter: MIWLPATLLAALFQAWRTAVQQRVRAELSVNAAGLVRYLYGLPVGTVLLALYLWWTRSDLPDLHLPFIAFCAAAGFAQIIGTNLLLMAFGYRNYVAGTAFAKTEAMQGALLAFLMLGETLSWLTIGGIAVGVAGVMIVAAGGQRLRLADIVQPAALCGLGAGLGFTMTSIFVKSASLELATSDKLLAALVALVVVQAWQTLMQGSYVAWREREQLPRVFATWRTSGQVGLLAALGSACWFTGFATAPVALVRAVGQVEVILTLGFSRFYLREARKPGEAMGLMLVGIGVVLALVGGI, encoded by the coding sequence ATGATCTGGCTTCCCGCAACTCTTCTTGCCGCCCTGTTTCAGGCGTGGCGCACCGCGGTGCAGCAACGGGTGCGGGCGGAGCTTTCCGTGAATGCGGCTGGATTGGTGCGTTATCTCTATGGCTTGCCAGTGGGAACGGTGTTGCTGGCGCTGTATCTGTGGTGGACGCGCAGCGACCTTCCGGACCTCCATTTGCCCTTCATCGCCTTTTGCGCCGCTGCCGGTTTTGCCCAGATCATCGGCACCAATTTGCTGCTGATGGCCTTTGGCTATCGCAACTATGTCGCGGGGACGGCCTTTGCCAAAACAGAGGCAATGCAAGGGGCCTTGCTGGCGTTCCTGATGTTGGGTGAAACTTTGAGCTGGCTGACTATCGGCGGGATCGCCGTTGGCGTTGCGGGCGTCATGATAGTGGCAGCCGGAGGGCAGAGATTGCGCCTTGCCGACATTGTCCAACCCGCCGCTTTGTGCGGGCTCGGTGCCGGATTGGGCTTCACCATGACTTCGATCTTCGTCAAGTCGGCGTCGCTCGAACTGGCGACTTCAGACAAGCTACTCGCCGCATTGGTGGCGCTGGTGGTGGTGCAGGCTTGGCAGACGCTGATGCAGGGTAGTTATGTTGCCTGGCGGGAGCGTGAGCAACTGCCGCGCGTCTTTGCGACCTGGCGCACATCAGGGCAGGTGGGGTTGCTGGCAGCCTTGGGTTCGGCCTGCTGGTTCACCGGCTTTGCGACCGCACCGGTCGCACTGGTGCGCGCGGTCGGGCAGGTTGAGGTGATTCTGACGCTTGGTTTCAGTCGCTTTTACCTGCGAGAGGCGCGGAAGCCGGGCGAAGCGATGGGGCTGATGCTGGTTGGCATCGGCGTGGTGCTGGCGCTGGTCGGCGGGATTTAG